Proteins encoded within one genomic window of Trichoderma asperellum chromosome 2, complete sequence:
- a CDS encoding uncharacterized protein (EggNog:ENOG41~TransMembrane:5 (o33-53i83-105o125-146i303-322o334-352i)) — MRIETSKAKGQAAHTISRPGPNSKMGPPSIRLITSYIFDWIVLIIVTAVGYVLGRITPNKRPFSLVDPDISFPFTVHETVPDWLLFVLSSGVPAVIIIIVSIIFVPGATVPKNTPASLVWKRKLWELHIGILGLLMSVGCGFFFISGIKNMCGKPRPDLLARCVPDLENASKYLIGGFKGEFALGNSIGQLFSADICTQTDKAKLDDGFRSYPSGHSAASAGGLLYLSLFLASKFAVTMPFVATGTSTSSHDVHAAFPSRLASAVEQYDDDATTPMASKSASQSIRYNSSIQALRRQAAAPPVYLLVITVAPFCLAIFIAASRWFNFRHHGFDILFGFSIGTFTAIFSFRYYHLPITIGAGWAWGPRSPDRAFWAGVGRLGYVSEKDVEHGVMENTNYARSTDVEASLATPAGMSYRSPAQTAEPYQDVELNNLNGGTSQGVGHGIDSRV; from the exons ATGCGAATCGAAACATCAAAAGCCAAGGGCCAAGCCGCCCACACG ATAAGCAGACCTGGGCCCAATTCCAAAATGGGGCCGCCCTCAATCCGACTCATTACGTCGTACATCTTCGACTGGATTGTTCTTATTATCGTTACTGCTGTTGGCTACGTCTTGGGCCGAATTACACCCAACAAACGGCCCTTTTCCTTGGTTGATCCAGACATCTC CTTTCCTTTTACGGTACACGAGACTGTGCCGGACTGGCTGCTCTTTGTCTTGAGCAGTGGAGTCCCCGctgtcattatcatcattgTCTCCATCATATTTGTGCCAGGTGCAACGGTGCCTAAAAATACCCCTGCTTCGTTAGTTTGGAAGCGTAAACTATGGGAGCTTCACATTGGTATACTGGGACTTCTCATGTCAGTTGGCTGtggtttcttctttattagtGGCATCAAGAATATGTGCGGCAAGCCTCGACCTGATCTACTTGCACGATGCGTACCCGACTTGGAAAACGCATCGAAATACCTCATTGGCGGCTTCAAGGGAGAATTCGCATTGGGCAACAGTATCGGTCAGCTCTTTTCGGCCGATATCTGCACGCAGACCGACAAGGCGAAGCTTGACGATGGCTTTCGAAGCTATCCCAGTGGCCATTCTGCGGCCTCAGCCGGCGGACTTCTCTACCTCTCGCTGTTCCTTGCCAGCAAGTTTGCCGTAACTATGCCGTTTGTAGCTACGGGCACATCCACGTCAAGCCATGACGTGCATGCTGCTTTTCCGTCTCGTTTAGCATCTGCGGTTGAGCAGTATGACGATGATGCGACCACACCCATGGCTAGCAAAAGTGCGAGTCAAAGTATCAGGTATAATTCCAGTATACAAGCGTTGCGCCGTcaggcagcagctcctcctgTTTATCTCCTCGTTATCACCGTGGCACCTTTTTGCCTAGCTATCTTCATCGCTGCTTCTCGCTGGTTTAATTTCCGACACCATGGCTTTGACATTTTGTTCGGCTTTTCCATCGGCACCTTTACAGCTATCTTCAGTTTCAGATATTATCACCTGCCCATCACCATTGGTGCTGGTTGGGCTTGGGGCCCTCGGAGTCCAGACCGGGCTTTCTGGGCTGGCGTCGGCCGTTTGGGCTACGTTAGCGAAAAAGACGTCGAGCATGGAGTGATGGAGAATACCAATTATGCACGATCTACCGATGTTGAAGCTTCACTTGCAACGCCAGCGGGGATGAGTTATCGATCTCCTGCCCAGACGGCTGAGCCATATCAGGATGTAGAGTTGAACAACTTGAATGGGGGGACGAGTCAGGGGGTCGGACATGGCATTGATTCGAGAGTTTAA
- a CDS encoding uncharacterized protein (EggNog:ENOG41~TransMembrane:6 (i21-44o74-97i118-139o209-228i294-313o325-343i)), with product MGPPSIRLITSYIFDWIVLIIVTAVGYVLGRITPNKRPFSLVDPDISFPFTVHETVPDWLLFVLSSGVPAVIIIIVSIIFVPGATVPKNTPASLVWKRKLWELHIGILGLLMSVGCGFFFISGIKNMCGKPRPDLLARCVPDLENASKYLIGGFKGEFALGNSIGQLFSADICTQTDKAKLDDGFRSYPSGHSAASAGGLLYLSLFLASKFAVTMPFVATGTSTSSHDVHAAFPSRLASAVEQYDDDATTPMASKSASQSIRYNSSIQALRRQAAAPPVYLLVITVAPFCLAIFIAASRWFNFRHHGFDILFGFSIGTFTAIFSFRYYHLPITIGAGWAWGPRSPDRAFWAGVGRLGYVSEKDVEHGVMENTNYARSTDVEASLATPAGMSYRSPAQTAEPYQDVELNNLNGGTSQGVGHGIDSRV from the exons ATGGGGCCGCCCTCAATCCGACTCATTACGTCGTACATCTTCGACTGGATTGTTCTTATTATCGTTACTGCTGTTGGCTACGTCTTGGGCCGAATTACACCCAACAAACGGCCCTTTTCCTTGGTTGATCCAGACATCTC CTTTCCTTTTACGGTACACGAGACTGTGCCGGACTGGCTGCTCTTTGTCTTGAGCAGTGGAGTCCCCGctgtcattatcatcattgTCTCCATCATATTTGTGCCAGGTGCAACGGTGCCTAAAAATACCCCTGCTTCGTTAGTTTGGAAGCGTAAACTATGGGAGCTTCACATTGGTATACTGGGACTTCTCATGTCAGTTGGCTGtggtttcttctttattagtGGCATCAAGAATATGTGCGGCAAGCCTCGACCTGATCTACTTGCACGATGCGTACCCGACTTGGAAAACGCATCGAAATACCTCATTGGCGGCTTCAAGGGAGAATTCGCATTGGGCAACAGTATCGGTCAGCTCTTTTCGGCCGATATCTGCACGCAGACCGACAAGGCGAAGCTTGACGATGGCTTTCGAAGCTATCCCAGTGGCCATTCTGCGGCCTCAGCCGGCGGACTTCTCTACCTCTCGCTGTTCCTTGCCAGCAAGTTTGCCGTAACTATGCCGTTTGTAGCTACGGGCACATCCACGTCAAGCCATGACGTGCATGCTGCTTTTCCGTCTCGTTTAGCATCTGCGGTTGAGCAGTATGACGATGATGCGACCACACCCATGGCTAGCAAAAGTGCGAGTCAAAGTATCAGGTATAATTCCAGTATACAAGCGTTGCGCCGTcaggcagcagctcctcctgTTTATCTCCTCGTTATCACCGTGGCACCTTTTTGCCTAGCTATCTTCATCGCTGCTTCTCGCTGGTTTAATTTCCGACACCATGGCTTTGACATTTTGTTCGGCTTTTCCATCGGCACCTTTACAGCTATCTTCAGTTTCAGATATTATCACCTGCCCATCACCATTGGTGCTGGTTGGGCTTGGGGCCCTCGGAGTCCAGACCGGGCTTTCTGGGCTGGCGTCGGCCGTTTGGGCTACGTTAGCGAAAAAGACGTCGAGCATGGAGTGATGGAGAATACCAATTATGCACGATCTACCGATGTTGAAGCTTCACTTGCAACGCCAGCGGGGATGAGTTATCGATCTCCTGCCCAGACGGCTGAGCCATATCAGGATGTAGAGTTGAACAACTTGAATGGGGGGACGAGTCAGGGGGTCGGACATGGCATTGATTCGAGAGTTTAA
- a CDS encoding uncharacterized protein (EggNog:ENOG41~TransMembrane:5 (o12-30i59-81o101-122i279-298o310-328i)), which yields MRSYQQISRPGPNSKMGPPSIRLITSYIFDWIVLIIVTAVGYVLGRITPNKRPFSLVDPDISFPFTVHETVPDWLLFVLSSGVPAVIIIIVSIIFVPGATVPKNTPASLVWKRKLWELHIGILGLLMSVGCGFFFISGIKNMCGKPRPDLLARCVPDLENASKYLIGGFKGEFALGNSIGQLFSADICTQTDKAKLDDGFRSYPSGHSAASAGGLLYLSLFLASKFAVTMPFVATGTSTSSHDVHAAFPSRLASAVEQYDDDATTPMASKSASQSIRYNSSIQALRRQAAAPPVYLLVITVAPFCLAIFIAASRWFNFRHHGFDILFGFSIGTFTAIFSFRYYHLPITIGAGWAWGPRSPDRAFWAGVGRLGYVSEKDVEHGVMENTNYARSTDVEASLATPAGMSYRSPAQTAEPYQDVELNNLNGGTSQGVGHGIDSRV from the exons ATGCGCTCATATCAACAGATAAGCAGACCTGGGCCCAATTCCAAAATGGGGCCGCCCTCAATCCGACTCATTACGTCGTACATCTTCGACTGGATTGTTCTTATTATCGTTACTGCTGTTGGCTACGTCTTGGGCCGAATTACACCCAACAAACGGCCCTTTTCCTTGGTTGATCCAGACATCTC CTTTCCTTTTACGGTACACGAGACTGTGCCGGACTGGCTGCTCTTTGTCTTGAGCAGTGGAGTCCCCGctgtcattatcatcattgTCTCCATCATATTTGTGCCAGGTGCAACGGTGCCTAAAAATACCCCTGCTTCGTTAGTTTGGAAGCGTAAACTATGGGAGCTTCACATTGGTATACTGGGACTTCTCATGTCAGTTGGCTGtggtttcttctttattagtGGCATCAAGAATATGTGCGGCAAGCCTCGACCTGATCTACTTGCACGATGCGTACCCGACTTGGAAAACGCATCGAAATACCTCATTGGCGGCTTCAAGGGAGAATTCGCATTGGGCAACAGTATCGGTCAGCTCTTTTCGGCCGATATCTGCACGCAGACCGACAAGGCGAAGCTTGACGATGGCTTTCGAAGCTATCCCAGTGGCCATTCTGCGGCCTCAGCCGGCGGACTTCTCTACCTCTCGCTGTTCCTTGCCAGCAAGTTTGCCGTAACTATGCCGTTTGTAGCTACGGGCACATCCACGTCAAGCCATGACGTGCATGCTGCTTTTCCGTCTCGTTTAGCATCTGCGGTTGAGCAGTATGACGATGATGCGACCACACCCATGGCTAGCAAAAGTGCGAGTCAAAGTATCAGGTATAATTCCAGTATACAAGCGTTGCGCCGTcaggcagcagctcctcctgTTTATCTCCTCGTTATCACCGTGGCACCTTTTTGCCTAGCTATCTTCATCGCTGCTTCTCGCTGGTTTAATTTCCGACACCATGGCTTTGACATTTTGTTCGGCTTTTCCATCGGCACCTTTACAGCTATCTTCAGTTTCAGATATTATCACCTGCCCATCACCATTGGTGCTGGTTGGGCTTGGGGCCCTCGGAGTCCAGACCGGGCTTTCTGGGCTGGCGTCGGCCGTTTGGGCTACGTTAGCGAAAAAGACGTCGAGCATGGAGTGATGGAGAATACCAATTATGCACGATCTACCGATGTTGAAGCTTCACTTGCAACGCCAGCGGGGATGAGTTATCGATCTCCTGCCCAGACGGCTGAGCCATATCAGGATGTAGAGTTGAACAACTTGAATGGGGGGACGAGTCAGGGGGTCGGACATGGCATTGATTCGAGAGTTTAA
- a CDS encoding mitochondrial 54S ribosomal protein uL2m (EggNog:ENOG41~BUSCO:EOG092D23RQ), protein MLKPRLSIAPALSSRQLLSAFSNLSLRGYATKAKAGSTAGGRATETPASSERQSSGSVMLRTYKPRTPGVRHLRRPINDHLWKGRPFLPLTIPKKGQGKGGRNVYGRITVRHRGGGAKRRIRTVDFIRWRPGPHLVERIEYDPGRSAHIALVTEQATGRKSYIIAADGLRAGDIVHSYRAGIPQDLLDSMGGVIDPGILAAKTAFRGNCLPMHMIPVGTTVFCVGSAAKRGAVFCRSAGTSATVVNKNEETKDDGTKIMTGKYVEVRLQSGEVRRVSKDACATIGVSSNVHHHYRQLGKAGRSRWLNIRPTVRGVAMNKVDHPHGGGRGKSKGNRHPVTPWGRPTKSGYKTRRTHNVNKWVVTPRPRNHGKRRDKRSSKE, encoded by the exons ATGCTCAAACCAAGACTATCCATTGCTCCGGCTCTTAGCAGCCGCCAGCTCCTTTCGGCGTTCAGCAATCTGTCACTGAGGGGTTATGCAACAAAGGCCAAAGCTGGTTCTACTGCTGGCGGGCGTGCCACTGAGACGCCGGCTAGCAGCGAAAGGCAGTCAAGCGGATCTGTTATGCTGCGCACTTATAAGCCCAGGACGCCGGGTGTACGACATCTGCGAAGACCGATAAACGATCACCTCTGGAAGGGACGACCGTTCCTCCCTCTGACGATTCCGAAAAAGGGCCAGGGCAAGGGAGGACGAAACGTTTATGGTAGAATTACCGTAAGAcaccgaggaggaggtgCTAAGAGAAGAATACGGACTGTCGACTTCATACGATGGCGCCCTGGGCCACACTTGGTAGAGCGGATCGAATACGACCCTGGACGCAGTGCTCACATTGCCCTGGTCACGGAGCAAGCTACCGGACGCAAGTCGTACATCATTGCTGCAGATGGACTAAGAGCCGGTGACATTGTCCACAGTTATCGTGCTGGTATCCCTCAGGATCTGCTCGACAGCATGGGTGGTGTTATTGATCCAGGTATCCTTGCAGCCAAAACTGCTTTCCGAGGAAACTGCTTGCCGATGCATATGATTCCCGTTGGCACAACTGTGTTCTGTGTCGGATCAGCGGCAAAGAGAGGTGCTGTGTTCTGCAGGAGTGCAGGCACATCTGCCACAGTAGTGAACAAGAatgaagagacaaaagacgACGGTACCAAGATCATGACGGGCAAGTATGTCGAGGTCCGGCTCCAGAGTGGCGAAGTCCGTCGCGTGAGCAAAGATGCATGCGCCACCATTGGAGTTTCCAGCAATGTTCACCACCATTACCGCCAGCTGGGTAAGGCTGGTCGAAGCCGGTGGTTGAACATCCGACCAACCGTTCGTGGTGTGGCGATGAACAAAG TTGATCACCCTCACGGTGGTGGTCGAGGAAAGTCAAAGGGTAATCGTCACCCCGTGACGCCTTGGGGCCGACCG ACCAAGAGCGGTTACAAGACTCGCCGCACGCACAATGTCAACAAGTGGGTTGTGACACCACGGCCTCGCAACCACGGCAAGCGGAGAGACAAGAGGTCGTCGAAGGAGTAA